One window from the genome of Garra rufa chromosome 1, GarRuf1.0, whole genome shotgun sequence encodes:
- the LOC141320752 gene encoding zinc finger BED domain-containing protein 4-like, with amino-acid sequence MSAIWQYFTVDVPNSKTATCNICKESISRGGTNVANFNTSNLIKHLKTRHAKEHDEFKAKGKKKDELQQQTLEAAFQRRDKFPKDSQKATKITDKILEFIVLDDQPLSVVKNVGFRRLMEHLEPRYCLPGRKYISETALPKLYETVREHISCMLKDVHAISFTTDIWSSDVCPMSLLSLTSHWVDRESTFTPRSAVLHANEFRGSHTGTLIAEAIEGMLVKWKIPKSNVHVVLRDNASNMKKAMDEMDVPSLGCFAHTLQLVVHEGLLSQRSVSDALANGRKLVGHFKHSPLATTRLEDIQKDLQMPTKRLHQDIATRWNSTYYMVESLLEQKRSISAYGGDHDLPVTLTANQWALLEKIIIVLAPFEELTRQISSSTSSAAEVIPSVTVLKRLLARENEGDTGIKTMKTTLLEAVQKRFKTIENEPLYAVATLLDPRFKDRYFTEADSIKQAKDALTQEVEKMEALLSRTTPEGAETVPENPHKAPRMEAQPDSSRKSSLKGLFEEILQEHDEERGASSTSTQVQNQIQTYLTEQTVPRSDSPFQYWGVNQIWFPTLAATAAKFLCAPCTSVDSERLFSAASNIVDARRNRLGGERAEMLIFLKKNLPLLLKL; translated from the exons ATGTCGGCGATTTGGCAGTATTTTACAGTGGATGTTCCCAACAGTAAGACGGCGACATGCAACATATGCAAGGAATCAATTTCGAGGGGTGGCACAAATGTTGCAAATTTCAACACCAGCAACTTAATTAAACATTTGAAGACGCGTCACGCTAAAGAGCACGACGAATTTAAAGCTAAGGGGAAAAAGAAGGACGAACTGCAGCAGCAAACTCTGGAAGCTGCCTTCCAGCGACGAGATAAATTCCCCAAAGACAGCCAAAAAGCAACAAAGATAACAGACAAAATTTTGGAGTTTATTGTCCTGGATGACCAACCCCTGTCTGTCGTCAAAAATGTGGGATTTCGCCGCTTAATGGAGCATTTGGAGCCAAGGTACTGTTTGCCAGGTCGTAAATATATCTCAGAAACTGCGCTACCCAAATTATACGAGACAGTTAGGGAACACATTTCGTGTATGCTGAAAGACGTGCATGCAATCAGCTTTACCACGGACATTTGGAGCTCCGACGTGTGCCCCATGTCTTTGCTAAGTTTAACATCACACTGGGTGGACAGAGAGTCAACATTTACCCCTCGAAGTGCGGTGCTGCACGCCAACGAGTTCCGAGGGTCACACACTGGCACATTAATTGCCGAAGCAATTGAGGGGATGCTGGTAAAGTGGAAAATCCCCAAGTCCAACGTTCATGTTGTTTTGCGCGACAACGCTAGCAACATGAAGAAAGCCATGGACGAGATGGATGTACCGAGTTTGGGATGCTTCGCCCACACTCTCCAGCTAGTGGTGCATGAAGGGCTACTGTCACAGAGAAGTGTGAGTGATGCACTGGCGAATGGTAGGAAGTTAGTAGGGCATTTCAAACACTCGCCACTGGCTACTACACGCCTGGAAGATATTCAAAAAGATCTCCAAATGCCTACCAAACGTCTTCACCAAGACATAGCAACGAGGTGGAACAGTACCTACTATATGGTTGAGAGTTTACTGGAGCAGAAGCGGTCAATTTCAGCATATGGAGGTGACCACGACCTGCCAGTGACCCTTACGGCTAACCAGTGGGCTTTACTGGAGAAAATAATCATTGTTCTGGCACCATTTGAAGAACTGACCAGACAGATTAGCTCCTCCACCTCTTCTGCAGCTGAAGTCATCCCCTCAGTCACAGTGCTGAAACGCCTGCTTGCTCGGGAGAACGAGGGGGACACGGGTATAAAAACCATGAAAACAACCCTTCTTGAGGCTGTCCAGAAAAGATTCAAGACCATCGAGAATGAGCCCTTGTATGCAGTTGCCACTCTTTTAGACCCACGATTCAAAGACAG atACTTCACAGAAGCAGACAGCATCAAGCAGGCCAAGGATGCTCTGACCCAAGAGGTGGAGAAGATGGAGGCGTTACTGAGCAGGACCACACCTGAGGGAGCAGAGACGGTGCCAGAAAACCCCCATAAAGCCCCACGTATGGAAGCACAGCCAGACAGCAGCAGAAAGAGCAGCTTGAAAGGCCTGTTTGAGGAAATCCTGCAGGAGCATGATGAGGAACGTGGGGCAAGTAGCACAAGCACACAAGTTCAAAATCAAATACAGACATATTTGACAGAGCAAACAGTCCCACGCTCAGACAGCCCATTCCAGTACTGGGGAGTCAACCAAATTTGGTTTCCCACCCTGGCTGCCACTGCTGCAAAGTTTCTCTGTGCTCCTTGTACCAGTGTTGACAGTGAGAGACTGTTCAGTGCAGCGTCCAACATTGTTGATGCAAGAAGGAACAGGCTAGGAGGAGAGAGGGCAGAAATGCTCATCTTCTTGAAGAAGAATCTGCCTTTGCTCTTGAAATTATGA